One Solanum lycopersicum chromosome 4, SLM_r2.1 DNA window includes the following coding sequences:
- the LOC101264205 gene encoding UPF0664 stress-induced protein C29B12.11c produces the protein MAVNPQLFPNGMPIPFLNELFVLSRHGVEFEVDKIPGVGKTRTRGTIYLSNIRMVFVAKMPVDFIAFDMPLLFVSDEIFTQPVFHCNNISGFVDPVVPDNENSALYSTHTFKILFKDGGCGTFVPLFFNLIASVRRAQQQSGVQPRADPLQAAQTPVDEMIRHAYVDPNDPTKIFLQQPTPESQLRRRSYQSQPA, from the exons ATGGCAGTGAATCCTCAATTATTTCCTAATGGAATGCCAATTCCTTTCCTCAATGAATTGTTCGTCCTATCTAGACATGGTGTTGAGTTTGAAGTTGACAAAATCCCTGG TGTAGGAAAAACAAGAACAAGAGGTACAATCTACTTGTCGAATATTCGGATGGTCTTTGTTGCAAAGATGCCTGTGGATTTCATTGCTTTTGATATGCCTTTG CTTTTTGTTTCTGATGAAATATTTACGCAACCAGTATTCCACTGCAACAACATCTCTGGATTTGTAGATCCG GTTGTTCCAGATAATGAAAACAGTGCCTTGTACTCCACACATACATTCAAGATTTTGTTCAAGGATGGTGGTTGTGGGACTTTCGTGCCattatttttcaacttaatcGCCTCTGTGAGACGAGCTCAGCAACAGTCTGGGGTACAGCCACGGGCAGACCCTCTCCAAGCTGCACAAACTCCAGTTGATGAGATGATTAGACATGC TTATGTCGATCCCAATGATCCAACGAAAATCTTCTTGCAGCAGCCTACTCCAGAGTCGCAACTTAGGCGTCGTtcataccaatcacaacctGCTTAA
- the GSA-AT gene encoding glutamate-1-semialdehyde 2,1-aminomutase, chloroplastic (The RefSeq protein has 1 non-frameshifting indel compared to this genomic sequence) encodes MAAVNGVGLSWPSKLTKNQTPKWGFSPSHRRCNPSSSSSSATIRMTASVDEKKKTFTLEKSEEAFSKAKELMPGGVNSPVRAFKSVGGQPIIIDSVKGSRMRDIDGNEYIDYVGSWGPAIIGHADDEVLAALAETMKKGTSFGAPCLLENTLAEMVISAVPSIEMVRFVNSGTEACMGVLRLARAFTCRPKIIKFEGCYHGHADPFLVKAGSGVATLGLPDSPGVPKAATIDTLTAPYNDISAVESLFEEHKGEIAAVILEPVVGNAGFIPPKLEFLAAIRKITKENDALLIFDEVMTGFRLAYGGAQEYFGITPDLTTLGKIIGGGLPVGAYGGRRDIMEMVAPAGPMYQAGTLSGNPLAMTAGIHTLKRLQGQGTYEHLDKITAELTQGILDAGKKTGHAMCGGSIRGMFGFFFADGPIYNFSDAKKSDTEKFGRFYRGMLEEGVYFAPSQFEAGFTSLAHTPEDIQRTVAAAEKVLKQI; translated from the exons ATGGCTGCTGTAAATGGTGTAGGACTTTCATGGCCATCAAAATTGACCAAAAATCAAACACCCAAATGGGGTTTTTCTCCATCTCACCGTCGATGCAacccatcttcttcttcttctgcaacCATTAGAATGACAGCCTCAGTTGATGAAAAGAAGAAAACTTTCACACTTGAGAAGTCTGAAGAAGCTTTCAGCAAAGCCAAG GAGTTGATGCCAGGAGGTGTAAATTCCCCTGTCCGTGCTTTCAAGTCAGTTGGCGGACAACCTATCATTATTGACTCCGTGAAGGGCTCTCGTATGCGGGACATAGATGGTAACGAGTACATTGACTATGTCGGATCATGGGGACCAGCTATAATTGGTCATGCGGATGATGAG GTGCTAGCAGCATTGGCTGAAACAATGAAGAAAGGAACGAGTTTCGGTGCTCCATGTCTCCTTGAAAATACACTGGCAGAGATGGTTATTTCAGCTGTTCCAAGCATAGAAATGGTTCGATTTGTCAACTCTGGTACAGAAGCATGTATGGGAGTACTACGGCTGGCTCGTGCTTTCACTTGCCGTCCTAAGATCATCAAATTTGAGGGTTGTTACCATGGTCATGCTGATCCATTTCTTGTTAAAGCGGGCAGTGGCGTTGCCACCCTCGGTCTTCCTGACTCTCCGGGAGTTCCAAAGGCAGCTACTATCGATACTCTGACCGCACCTTACAATGACATTTCTGCTGTTGAGAGCCTCTTTGAGGAGCACAAAGGAGAAATAGCCGCTGTAATTCTCGAGCCTGTAGTCGGAAATGCTGGCTTCATCCCACCTAAGCTAGAATTTCTTGCTGCCATTCGCAAGATCACCAAAGAGAATGATGCACTTCTTATTTTCGACGAAGTCATGACTGGATTTAGATTGGCATATGGCGGTGCTCAAGAGTATTTTGGAATAACTCCAGATTTGACAACACTCGGGAAGATTATTGGCGGTGGCTTGCCAGTAGGTGCTTACGGAGGAAGACGGGATATAATGGAGATGGTAGCACCTGCAGGACCAATGTATCAAGCTGGCACCCTAAGTGGAAACCCATTGGCCATGACTGCTGGAATTCACACGCTTAAGCGGTTACAAGGACAGGGAACATACGAACACTTGGACAAGATCACCGCGGAACTTACACAAGGAATCTTGGATGCTGGAAAGAAGACCGGTCATGCAATGTGTGGTGGCTCCATAAGGGGGATGTTTGGCTTCTTCTTCGCGGATGGTCCCATCTATAACTTTTCGGATGCAAAGAAGAGTGATACAGAAAAATTTGGCAGATTCTATAGAGGGATGCTGGAGGAAGGTGTTTACTTTGCACCATCACAGTTTGAGGCTGGATTTACTAGCTTAGCACACACTCCAGAGGATATTCAAAGGACTGTAGCTGCAGCTGAAAAAGTTTTGAAGCAAATTTAA
- the LOC101263897 gene encoding pentatricopeptide repeat-containing protein At5g08305: MLNVTVSSNSATLTQKFITFIEKCKSISELKKLHALLITCGISKETQFSSRILCFTALSDSSSIDYAHRVFLQIKTPTIFDYNALIRGYSSSKNPCKSLSLFVEMLQNEVFPNYFTYPFVVKCLAKLSEVRIGRSVHGGVLKNGFDVDLYVSNSLIHMYGSCGDVLCARKVFDEMPVRNLVSWNSMMDGYGKCGDVVLMREVFDSMIERDVVSWSSLIDGYVKDGEYAEALAMFEKMRVEGPKANEVTIVSVLGACAHLGALEQGRVMHEYVVENKLPMTLVLRTSLVDMYAKCGAVEEALVVFREALGRKTDVLIWNAMIGGLATHGLVTESLELYKEMHVLKVRPDEITYLCLLCACAHGGLVKEAWCFFDSLGKDGMTAKCEHYACMMDVLARAGRLTEAYRFLCEMPMEPTASMLGALLSGCINHGRLDLAEIVGKKLIDLEPFHDGRYVGLSNVYALKKRWDEAKAMREAMDTRGVKKLPGFSVVEIFGALHRFIAHDKAHPESDQIYTILDFVLWQMKLDKDCEEPEQLSCDINGGLSNGVDSSALQMNDFSL; this comes from the coding sequence ATGTTGAATGTTACAGTATCTTCAAATTCCGCCACTCTAACACAAAAATTCATCACCTTTATCGAAAAATGCAAATCAATTTCAGAGTTAAAGAAACTCCATGCCTTGTTAATCACCTGTGGCATTTCCAAAGAAACTCAATTCAGTTCAAGAATCCTCTGTTTCACAGCATTATCTGATTCCTCAAGTATAGACTATGCTCATCGTGTTTTTCTACAAATTAAAACCCCAACAATCTTTGATTACAATGCTCTTATAAGGGGTTATTCTAGCAGCAAAAACCCATGTAAATCTTTGTCCTTATTTGTTGAAATGTtgcaaaatgaggtttttccgAACTATTTTACGTACCCTTTTGTTGTTAAGTGTTTGGCTAAGTTGTCTGAGGTTAGAATTGGTAGGAGTGTTCATGGAGGGGTATTGAAAAATGGGTTTGATGTGGATTTGTATGTTTCTAATTCTTTGATTCATATGTATGGTTCTTGTGGTGATGTCTTGTGTGCGAGGAAGGTGTTTGATGAAATGCCTGTGAGGAATTTGGTGTCGTGGAATTCGATGATGGATGGGTATGGGAAATGTGGGGATGTTGTTTTGATGAGGGAGGTGTTTGATTCGATGATTGAGAGGGATGTTGTGTCGTGGAGCTCGTTGATTGATGGGTATGTTAAGGATGGGGAATATGCTGAGGCGTTGGCGATGTTTGAAAAAATGAGAGTGGAAGGGCCGAAAGCGAATGAGGTGACCATAGTGAGTGTTTTGGGTGCTTGTGCTCACTTGGGTGCGCTTGAGCAAGGGAGGGTAATGCATGAGTACGTAGTTGAGAATAAGTTGCCTATGACTTTAGTGTTGAGGACGTCGCTTGTTGATATGTATGCTAAGTGTGGTGCAGTAGAGGAGGCATTAGTTGTGTTTCGAGAGGCTTTAGGGAGAAAAACCGATGTCTTGATTTGGAATGCCATGATTGGAGGTTTGGCAACACATGGCCTGGTTACTGAGTCTTTGGAGTTGTACAAGGAAATGCACGTTTTGAAGGTGAGACCAGATGAGATTACGTACTTGTGTCTTTTATGTGCTTGTGCTCATGGAGGATTAGTTAAGGAGGCTTGGTGTTTCTTTGATTCTCTTGGTAAAGATGGCATGACAGCAAAGTGTGAGCATTATGCCTGCATGATGGATGTACTAGCACGTGCAGGTCGTTTAACAGAAGCCTACAGGTTTCTATGTGAAATGCCTATGGAACCGACTGCTTCCATGTTAGGTGCACTACTTAGTGGCTGCATCAACCATGGAAGGTTGGATCTTGCAGAAATAGTAGGGAAAAAACTTATCGACTTGGAGCCATTTCATGATGGTAGATATGTTGGGTTATCAAATGTATATGCACTTAAAAAGCGTTGGGATGAAGCAAAAGCCATGAGAGAAGCTATGGATACTCGGGGAGTGAAGAAATTGCCTGGTTTCAGTGTTGTGGAGATCTTTGGGGCTCTTCACAGATTCATAGCACATGATAAAGCACACCCTGAATCGGATCAAATCTACACAATTCTAGATTTTGTTTTGTGGCAAATGAAGCTAGATAAAGATTGTGAAGAGCCAGAACAATTGTCATGTGATATCAATGGAGGACTCAGTAATGGAGTTGATAGCAGTGCCTTGCAGATGAACGATTTTTCGCTAtaa
- the LOC101249544 gene encoding putative pentatricopeptide repeat-containing protein At5g08310, mitochondrial: MAALCRIRRPHWLFSNSLKRLLNIWTHHNILIQTPFTKHNLSPFSSTPTSQKPINSPPPISIDDSRIVDRLVHIFTKPLDSSKSQELDELGSKITTCIVEFVLRKLRSWRIAHLFFNWASNLKGYRHNCHTFNLMAECLSGARQIDSMRVLVNDVVKFQCYFTPRGLGFFIRCLGSQGLVKEANELFDQMKKSGLCVPNCFTYNCLLDAISKGGDVGLIELRLKEMCSYGWELDKYAYTPVLQCYCNAGNFENALVVFNEMHEKGLVDAHVLSILLVSFSKWGKVDKAFELVERIEELNISLNEKTCFVLIHGFVREGKTDKALQLLDKMKKLGFVLDISVYGVLIEELSRNKEIEKAMQLYEDMNVSGVHPDIKIRSDLMSCVRDERDMIRIVEGRYESLDLKARMLLYNSVLKGLINNGSTDKAYRLLSASTGLDSSGDFNEDNLFPMKELACPNTISFEIVIDGLCRVDRLEIALSLFRDMDHIGCKHSVLLYNNLIDSLSRASRLNECYKLLDEMKQSEFQPTHYTYNSIFGCLCRQGDNAGALAMVREMRVHGHQPWIKYYTLLMKKLCKDGQVVKASNFLADMVHEGFLPDVVGYSAVIDGLVKIKQLDDALNLFRGICARGYCPDVVAYNIMINGLCKAKRVLDAQNLLDEMMAKGLIPSVVTYNSLIDGWCKNGDVDRAIAYLTRMNVKEREPNVITYTTLIDGLCNAGKPSDAISLLVNMEANGCSPNRITFMALISGLCKCRKPDDALIYLQEMERKDMKPDPSIYIVLIDAFIKNMNPNEACELLQKVVHDESLLDLNIKSRPILKEAIRSLSADPRTSSHVKILLEEGHLTALCNVCEIG, translated from the coding sequence ATGGCTGCTCTGTGTAGAATCAGAAGACCCCATTGGCTTTTCTCCAATTCACTCAAACGACTCCTCAACATATGGACTCACCACAACATTCTGATTCAAACCCCTTTTACAAAACACAATCTTTCTCCATTTTCTTCAACACCCACTTCCCAAAAACCCATAAATTCTCCTCCCCCAATCTCTATAGACGATTCAAGAATCGTTGATAGACTTGTTCACATATTCACTAAGCCTCTTGATTCATCAAAAAGCCAAGAACTTGATGAGTTGGGTTCAAAGATTACTACTTGTATTGTTGAATTTGTTCTTAGAAAGCTTAGAAGTTGGAGAATAGctcatttgttttttaattggGCTTCGAATTTAAAAGGGTATCGTCATAATTGTCATACTTTTAACTTGATGGCAGAGTGCTTATCAGGTGCTCGACAGATTGACTCAATGAGAGTGTTAGTTAATGATGTAGTTAAGTTCCAGTGTTATTTTACGCCTCGTGGTTTGGGTTTCTTTATAAGGTGTTTGGGTAGTCAAGGGTTGGTTAAGGAAGCTAATGAGTTGTTTGATCAGATGAAAAAATCGGGTCTTTGTGTTCCGAATTGCTTTACTTATAATTGTTTGTTAGATGCTAtatctaagggtggtgatgttgGTTTAATTGAGTTGAGATTGAAGGAGATGTGTAGCTATGGATGGGAGCTTGATAAGTATGCTTACACGCCAGTTTTGCAGTGTTACTGTAATGCGGGGAATTTTGAAAATGCGTTGGTTGTTTTTAATGAGATGCACGAAAAGGGATTGGTCGATGCACATGTTTTGTCGATCTTGTTAGTTTCTTTTAGTAAGTGGGGTAAGGTGGATAAGGCGTTTGAGTTGGTTGAGAGGATAGAAGAGCTTAACATTAGCTTAAATGAGAAGACATGTTTTGTTTTGATTCATGGTTTTGTGAGGGAAGGTAAAACAGATAAAGCGTTGCAACTGTTggataaaatgaagaaattggGTTTTGTGCTGGACATTTCTGTTTATGGCGTGCTAATAGAAGAGTTGTCTAGGAATAAGGAGATTGAGAAAGCTATGCAGCTGTACGAGGATATGAATGTTTCAGGAGTCCATCCTGATATTAAAATACGTAGTGATCTTATGTCTTGTGTGCGTGATGAAAGAGACATGATTCGGATAGTTGAGGGGAGGTATGAGAGTCTGGATCTGAAAGCTAGGATGTTGTTGTATAATTCTGTGCTGAAAGGACTTATTAACAATGGTTCAACTGATAAAGCATATCGTCTACTTTCTGCATCAACGGGTCTTGACTCTAGTGGTGATTTTAATGAGGACAATCTTTTTCCCATGAAGGAACTTGCTTGTCCTAATACCATTTCTTTTGAAATAGTTATTGATGGTTTGTGTCGTGTGGATAGGTTGGAAATTGCTCTCAGCCTGTTTAGAGATATGGACCATATTGGTTGTAAACACAGTGTGCTACTTTacaataatttaattgattcctTGAGTAGGGCCAGTAGACTCAATGAGTGTTATAAGCTTTTGGATGAGATGAAACAGTCAGAATTTCAGCCGACGCATTACACATACAACTCAATTTTTGGATGCTTATGTAGGCAAGGGGATAATGCAGGCGCCCTTGCTATGGTGAGGGAGATGCGTGTGCATGGCCATCAACCTTGGATAAAATATTACACACTGCTCATGAAGAAACTCTGCAAAGATGGGCAAGTAGTCAAAGCTTCTAACTTTCTTGCTGACATGGTTCATGAAGGATTTCTCCCTGATGTAGTTGGTTATTCGGCAGTCATAGACGGCCTTGTTAAGATTAAACAGTTGGATGATGCACTGAATCTTTTCAGAGGGATCTGTGCTCGGGGTTATTGCCCTGATGTGGTTGCTTATAACATTATGATAAATGGGCTTTGTAAGGCCAAAAGGGTACTTGACGCCCAGAATCTTCTTGATGAAATGATGGCTAAGGGACTTATTCCATCAGTTGTTACCTACAACTCACTGATTGATGGGTGGTGCAAAAATGGTGATGTAGATCGAGCAATTGCATATCTCACTAGGATGAATGTAAAAGAACGGGAGCCCAATGTTATCACTTACACCACTTTAATAGATGGGTTATGCAATGCCGGCAAACCAAGTGATGCTATTAGTCTTTTGGTCAATATGGAGGCAAATGGGTGCTCTCCAAATAGAATAACTTTTATGGCTCTCATTAGTGGTCTGTGCAAGTGTCGGAAGCCAGATGATGCTCTGATTTATCTGCAGGAAATGGAGAGGAAGGATATGAAACCCGATCCATCGATCTACATAGTGCTAATAGATGcctttataaaaaatatgaatccTAATGAAGCTTGTGAGCTACTACAAAAGGTGGTCCATGACGAGTCTCTTCtagatttaaatattaagagtcgacctattctcaaagaGGCAATACGTTCCCTGTCAGCAGATCCAAGGACTTCCTCACATGTAAAAATCCTGCTGGAGGAGGGTCACCTTACAGCACTCTGTAATGTCTGTGAAATTGGATGA